From a region of the Gossypium raimondii isolate GPD5lz chromosome 10, ASM2569854v1, whole genome shotgun sequence genome:
- the LOC105777831 gene encoding U-box domain-containing protein 17, which produces MASAAIFSSVRRRRSPSLEAFLVPVDLTQVALVQTLAALSSDLVSCFSDHVFFFQRRNSRSLVRKVEIFLVVLAYLRDSRSGSSSNLSPTAVLCFKELYLLLYRSKILLDYCSQSSKLWLLLQSHSIAGHFHDLNQEISTLLDVFPIKDLNLSDDIKEQVELLQKQGRQCKLYVDKNDEVLRLKFFSFLDEFENGRIPNHVELRLFFVERLGIKDVESCRSEIEFLEEQIVNHEGDIEPAASVLNGFIAITRYCQFLLFGFEEDELRLCFKNPKKPWKGLISQEMAHTFLTIPKDFCCPISLDLMKDPVIVSTGQTYDRSSIARWMEEGHCTCPKTGQMLDDTRIVPNRALRNLIMQWCIAHGVPYDPTETGDASAESFAAALPIKAAIEANRATAVLLIQQLANGSQGAQTVAAREIRLLAKTGKENRAFIAEAGAIPHLRKLLSSSNPVAQENAVTAMLNLSIYAKNKSRIMDEDGCLGSIVEVLRLGITVEARQNAAATLFSLSAVHDYKKRIADQGGAVEALAELLRVGTPRGKKDAVTALFNLATHADNCSRMIEAGAVTALVGALGNEGVAEEAAGALALIVRQPIGAEAVGKEETAVSGLIAMMRCGTPRGKENAVAALLEFCRTGGAAATRRVLKAPAMASLLQTLLFTGTKRARRKAASLARVFQKCENATSRFGGSGVGYPFASNSTTNDVSVVPMSISVL; this is translated from the coding sequence ATGGCATCAGCAGCTATATTCTCTTCTGTAAGGAGGAGAAGGTCGCCGTCTCTAGAGGCTTTCTTGGTCCCTGTTGACTTAACACAAGTGGCTCTTGTCCAAACCTTGGCCGCCTTGTCGTCCGATCTTGTTTCTTGCTTTTCCGAccatgtttttttctttcaacgGAGGAATTCTCGGTCTTTGGTCCGAAAAGTGGAAATTTTCCTTGTGGTTTTGGCGTATTTGAGGGATTCAAGGTCTGGTTCCTCGTCGAACTTGTCTCCAACAGCCGTATTGTGCTTCAAGGAACTCTATTTGTTGCTGTATAGGTCCAAGATACTACTTGATTATTGCTCTCAATCCAGTAAGTTATGGCTTTTGCTTCAAAGCCATTCAATTGCAGGCCATTTCCATGATTTGAATCAAGAAATTTCTACCCTTTTGGATGTTTTCCCTataaaagatttgaatttgagtgaTGATATTAAGGAACAAGTTGAGCTTTTGCAGAAACAAGGTAGACAATGCAAATTGTATGTTGATAAAAATGATGAGGTTTTAAGGCTtaaattcttttcatttcttgatgaatttgagaatGGGAGGATACCAAATCATGTGGAATTGAGGCTGTTTTTTGTGGAGAGACTGGGGATTAAAGATGTTGAAAGTTGTAGGTCTGAAATTGAGTTTTTGGAAGAACAGATTGTTAATCACGAAGGAGATATCGAACCTGCAGCTTCTGTGCTTAATGGATTCATTGCGATTACTAGATATTGTCAGTTTTTGCTATTCGGTTTCGAGGAAGATGAGTTGCGGTTGTGTTTCAAGAATCCGAAGAAACCATGGAAAGGCTTGATTAGTCAGGAGATGGCGCATACGTTTTTGACTATCCCTAAGGACTTTTGTTGTCCTATATCGTTGGATTTGATGAAAGATCCCGTGATAGTTTCAACAGGGCAGACATATGATCGGAGTTCGATAGCACGGTGGATGGAGGAAGGGCATTGTACTTGTCCAAAGACGGGGCAAATGCTTGATGATACTCGCATTGTTCCTAATCGAGCTTTGAGGAATTTGATCATGCAATGGTGTATTGCTCATGGTGTTCCGTATGATCCTACTGAGACCGGTGATGCATCTGCAGAGTCTTTTGCCGCGGCTTTGCCGATCAAAGCAGCGATTGAAGCCAATAGAGCAACAGCAGTGCTTCTTATTCAACAACTAGCAAATGGATCTCAAGGAGCTCAGACTGTAGCTGCTCGTGAAATTCGTTTGCTGGCTAAAACGGGGAAGGAAAACCGTGCTTTTATTGCGGAGGCTGGGGCGATACCACACTTACGGAAATTGCTGTCATCCTCGAACCCCGTTGCTCAGGAGAATGCTGTTACTGCAATGCTGAACTTATCTATTTATGCCAAGAACAAAAGTCGAATTATGGACGAGGATGGTTGTCTAGGATCAATTGTTGAAGTCTTGAGACTCGGGATCACGGTGGAGGCTAGGCAAAATGCTGCAGCAACATTGTTTAGCCTCTCCGCGGTTCACGACTATAAGAAGAGGATAGCTGATCAGGGAGGAGCTGTTGAAGCCTTGGCAGAGTTGTTGAGAGTAGGGACACCTAGAGGGAAGAAGGATGCCGTGACCGCTTTGTTTAACCTAGCGACTCACGCAGACAATTGTTCGAGAATGATAGAGGCCGGAGCTGTTACAGCACTCGTAGGAGCTTTAGGAAACGAAGGGGTGGCGGAGGAAGCAGCAGGTGCATTAGCCTTAATTGTCAGGCAGCCAATCGGGGCCGAAGCTGTAGGGAAGGAAGAAACGGCAGTCTCAGGACTAATAGCAATGATGCGATGCGGAACACCAAGAGGGAAAGAGAATGCCGTCGCAGCATTGCTCGAGTTTTGCCGCACCGGTGGAGCTGCCGCAACCAGAAGAGTGCTCAAGGCCCCTGCAATGGCTAGTTTACTCCAGACACTATTGTTTACCGGTACAAAACGAGCAAGAAGAAAGGCCGCATCACTTGCTAGAGTGTTTCAGAAGTGCGAGAACGCCACTTCACGTTTCGGAGGATCGGGTGTTGGATATCCATTTGCAAGCAACTCAACTACGAACGACGTGTCGGTGGTACCCATGTCCATTTCAGTGTTGTAA
- the LOC105778162 gene encoding uncharacterized protein LOC105778162 yields the protein MGCTGSKRTRGDENVKKIRKPKPWKHSEPITRTQLKQMRDEFWDTAPHYGGQREIWDALRVAAESELTHAQAIINSAGVIVQNDDLTICYDERGAKYELPKYVLSEPINMIHEN from the exons ATGGGTTGTACAGGATCCAAGCGAACCAGGGGTGAcg AAAATGTGAAGAAAATCAGGAAACCAAAACCTTGGAAACATTCCGAACCGATTACGAGGACACAACTTAAGCAGATGCGTGATGAATTTTGGGATACAGCTCCTCACTACGGTGGCCAGAGAG AGATATGGGATGCTCTTCGAGTTGCGGCAGAATCTGAGCTAACCCACGCTCAAGCAATTATCAATAGTGCAGGGGTGATTGTCCAGAACGACGATCTAACAATTTGCTACGATGAAAGAG GTGCCAAGTATGAACTACCAAAGTATGTATTGAGCGAGCCGATCAATATGATTCACGAGAACTGA
- the LOC105777710 gene encoding heat stress transcription factor A-4a, whose product MDDAQGSSSSLPPFLAKTYEMVDDPSTDSIVSWSASDKSFVVWNPPEFARDLLPRFFKHNNFSSFIRQLNTYGFRKIDPEQWEFANDDFVRGQPHLLKNIHRRKPVHSHSMQSHLGQGASSLTESERQNLRDEIERLKNEKELLALELKRHEQERQGFQLQMRLLRERLQNMERRQQIMMSSVARVLQKPGVAINLTPQLETNDRKRRLTRIAYLYDEAGIEDSQTGNSLISRENVDSTSLSNMEPFEQLESSMVFWENAVHDFGQTNIQHESNLELDESTSCAETPATSCIQLNIDARLKSPGIDMNSEPALVVVSEPITAKEQAAGTTAPATTGVNDIFWEQFLTENPGSTDTQEVQSERKDSDASKNESKPGDHGKFWWNTKNVNNLAEQMGHLTPAERT is encoded by the exons ATGGATGATGCTCAGGGCAGCTCAAGTTCGCTCCCTCCTTTCCTCGCGAAGACGTATGAGATGGTGGATGATCCTTCCACAGATTCTATCGTGTCCTGGAGTGCAAGTGATAAGAGTTTCGTTGTATGGAATCCGCCCGAGTTTGCAAGAGATTTACTTCCCAGATTCTTCAAGCACAATAACTTTTCTAGCTTTATCAGACAGCTTAATACATAT GGTTTCAGGAAAATTGATCCAGAGCAGTGGGAATTTGCGAATGATGATTTTGTAAGAGGTCAGCCTCATCTTCTGAAAAACATACATAGACGCAAACCGGTTCATAGTCATTCCATGCAGAGTCACTTAGGTCAAGGAGCATCTTCATTAACGGAATCGGAGAGACAGAATTTAAGAGATGAGATCGAGAGACTTAAGAATGAAAAAGAGTTGCTTGCTTTAGAGTTAAAGAGGCATGAACAGGAGCGTCAAGGATTTCAGCTGCAAATGCGGCTTTTGAGGGAGCGTTTACAAAATATGGAACGGCGGCAACAAATTATGATGTCTTCCGTGGCTCGTGTCTTGCAGAAACCAGGAGTTGCCATAAATCTGACACCACAATTGGAGACTAATGACAGAAAGAGAAGGTTGACTAGAATTGCTTACTTATATGATGAAGCCGGGATCGAAGATAGTCAGACAGGCAATTCCCTAATTTCTAGAGAAAATGTAGATAGTACATCATTGTCTAATATGGAGCCATTTGAACAATTAGAGTCATCCATGGTGTTTTGGGAGAATGCGGTACATGATTTTGGTCAAACCAACATTCAACATGAGTCAAACCTTGAATTGGATGAATCAACAAGCTGTGCAGAAACCCCAGCAACATCTTGCATACAGCTTAATATCGATGCTCGACTTAAATCCCCTGGGATTGACATGAACTCTGAGCCTGCTCTCGTTGTTGTTTCTGAGCCTATTACAGCAAAGGAACAAGCTGCAGGAACTACTGCACCTGCAACAACTGGGGTTAATGATATATTTTGGGAACAATTTTTGACTGAAAATCCCGGTTCAACTGATACACAGGAAGTTCAGTCAGAAAGAAAAGATTCCGATGCTAGTAAGAACGAAAGCAAACCCGGTGATCATGGCAAATTTTGGTGGAATACTAAGAATGTAAATAACCTTGCAGAACAGATGGGGCATCTTACTCCTGCGGAGAGAACGTGA
- the LOC105777165 gene encoding protein STICHEL-like 3 isoform X1 codes for MTRGVSDRILKDANGNISDHLRNHIHLTNCIHLKNHMHKHSPMLADRSLMRDLIVLQRSRSLRDPSASPPSWHSPSVVDLLYKKGDRGAVREGRRSLGAEVQADGRRVSVSSPPLAAMGEASGVNEGVPVTSDRSTKSGARDSRRVRREESGRRSSRTDLIGENKEPVMEQDGNDLAPDAISGNSELKNRKSKKVKGKQTQVVQIKTLSEQLNDVPLDNDDVASSNVCGRHARPEKTPEVAAVHGHSSGLNRVKRRKFRGTRRSRAAPSSREVGVQNELSVASNSFAQGSLHPKYGMEEEENEYDDRNVTRAPRNGCGIPFNWSRIHDRGKTFLDIAGRSFSCGLSDSRLRKGRSGSHGRNAPEMPVESDPSSSSAKSNAEALPLLIEASGSLDSTENARWVNDYSGELGIFADNLLKRNVDSDLASEARFGNQRKLGRNLRSRHQNITQKYMPRTFRDLVGQNLVSQALSNAVMKRKVGLLYVFYGPHGTGKTSCARIFARALNCQSVEQPKPCGVCNSCISHDMGKSRNIREVGPISNFDFESIMDLLDNMIISQLPSQYRVFIFDDCDTLSSDCWSAISKVIDRVPRRVVFILVSSSLDILPHIIVSRCQKFFFPKLKDADIIYSLQWIASREDIEIEKDAVKLIASRSDGSLRDAEMTLEQLSLLGRKISVLLVQELVGLISDEKLVDLLDLALSADTVNTVKSLRVIMETGVEPLALMSQLATVITDILAGSYDFTKERHRRKFFRRQPLSKEDMEKLRQALKTLSEAEKQLRMSNDKLTWLTAALLQLAPDQQYILPISSAGTSSHHSPLPLSDVDRRHDVRKSSRGLSKNARPENLHAGSLGNFETGMVNGIHFDRKRHAASGMAPQQTSIVFTERQNLVKNRNGIEEIWLQVLEKIQVSGLKEFLYSEGKLISVSLGAAPTVQLMFSSPMTKSKAEKFRGHILQAFETVLGSSVTVEIRCEAKKDARAGVGPSQMVMDPESNSRNRMHAGVGSQAQQAGNEIVEIPASPREAKDNEHADNFESNIRGLTLADAATYRKPTLAGRRKLGELSKSQSIVRSKVSLAHVIQQAEGCTQRNGWSKRKAVSIAEKLEQENLRLEPQSKSLLCWKATRVTRRKLSRLKIRTRRPHSLLKFVSCGKCLSSKSPR; via the exons ATGACCAGGGGTGTTAGTGATAGGATACTCAAGGATGCAAATGGTAACATTAGTGATCATCTACGGAACCACATTCATTTGACTAATTGTATCCACTTGAAGAACCATATGCATAAGCACAGCCCGATGTTGGCGGATAGGTCGCTTATGAGGGACCTTATAGTACTTCAAAGATCGCGGTCCCTTAGGGACCCGTCTGCCAGTCCTCCTTCTTGGCATTCACCTTCTGTTGTTGATTTGCTTTACAAGAAGGGTGATAGGGGTGCTGTTCGGGAAGGGAGAAGGTCTTTGGGTGCCGAGGTGCAAGCGGATGGAAGGAGGGTTTCGGTAAGCTCACCACCTTTAGCTGCAATGGGTGAAGCTAGTGGGGTCAATGAAGGAGTACCGGTGACTAGTGATCGTAGTACTAAGAGTGGAGCTAGAGATAGTAGAAGAGTTAGGAGAGAAGAATCTGGTAGGAGAAGTAGTAGGACTGATCTTATAGGTGAAAACAAGGAGCCTGTAATGGAGCAAGATGGTAATGATTTGGCTCCTGATGCAATCTCGGGTAATTCTGAACTGAAGAATAGGAAGAGTAAAAAGGTAAAAGGGAAGCAAACACAAGTGGTTCAAATCAAAACTCTATCCGAGCAATTGAATGATGTGCCCCTGGATAATGATGATGTAGCATCTTCAAATGTTTGTGGCAGGCATGCTAGACCAGAAAAAACACCTGAAGTCGCTGCCGTCCATGGTCATTCAAGTGGATTAAACAGGGTGAAAAGGCGTAAGTTTCGAGGGACAAGAAGATCTCGGGCTGCTCCTTCCTCTAGAGAGGTTGGAGTTCAAAATGAGTTGTCAGTGGCTTCTAATTCATTCGCTCAGGGTTCTTTGCATCCAAAGTATGGTATGGaagaggaagaaaatgaatatgaTGATCGGAATGTCACTAGGGCCCCTAGAAATGGGTGTGGGATCCCTTTTAATTGGTCGAGAATCCACGATAGGGGTAAAACTTTCCTTGACATAGCAGGGAGGAGCTTTTCTTGTGGTTTATCGGATTCTAGATTACGGAAAGGTCGGTCAGGTTCCCATGGAAGAAATGCTCCTGAAATGCCTGTTGAATCTGATCCATCAAGCTCATCAGCAAAATCCAATGCGGAGGCGCTGCCTCTTCTAATCGAAGCATCTGGATCTCTAGACAGCACCGAGAATGCTCGTTGGGTGAATGACTATTCAGGTGAGCTAGGTATATTTGCTGATAATTTGTTGAAGCGCAATGTTGATTCTGACCTTGCTTCTGAAGCTAGATTCGGTAACCAACGCAAGCTAGGCAGGAACCTCCGTAGCAGGCACCAAAATATAACACAAAAATACATGCCAAGAACCTTTAGAGACCTTGTTGGACAAAACTTGGTCTCACAAGCCCTTTCTAATGCCGTTATGAAAAGGAAAGTCGGGTTACTTTATGTGTTTTACGGACCTCATGGAACAGGAAAAACTTCCTGTGCTCGGATATTTGCCCGAGCTTTGAATTGTCAGTCAGTTGAACAGCCTAAACCTTGTGGTGTTTGCAATTCTTGTATTTCACACGATATGGGAAAGAGTCGAAATATTCGAGAAGTTGGTCCTATAAGTAACTTCGACTTCGAGAGCATTATGGATTTACTGGATAATATGATCATCTCTCAACTGCCTTCGCAGTACAGGGTTTTTATATTCGACGACTGCGATACTTTGTCCTCTGATTGTTGGAGTGCCATTTCAAAGGTCATTGATCGAGTGCCCCGGCGTGTGGTTTTTATTCTTGTGAGTTCAAGTCTTGATATTCTGCCTCATATAATCGTGTCCAGGTGTCAGAAATTTTTCTTCCCCAAGCTGAAGGATGCAGATATCATTTATTCTTTGCAGTGGATCGCATCCAGAGAGGACATCGAAATCGAGAAAGATGCGGTTAAACTGATCGCATCACGATCAGATGGATCGTTGAGGGATGCCGAGATGACACTCGAGCAGCTCAGCTTGCTTGGGCGGAAAATCTCTGTTCTTCTGGTTCAAGAACTGGTCGGGCTTATCTCTGATGAAAAGCTGGTGGATCTTCTCGATCTCGCATTATCTGCAGACACGGTAAACACCGTAAAGAGCTTGAGGGTGATAATGGAAACCGGTGTGGAGCCTTTAGCTTTGATGTCACAGCTTGCTACGGTGATAACTGATATTCTTGCTGGCAGTTATGATTTCACTAAAGAAAGGCATAGACGGAAGTTCTTTCGCCGACAACCAT TGTCCAAAGAAGATATGGAGAAGCTACGCCAAGCTTTGAAAACATTATCTGAGGCAGAAAAACAACTGAGGATGTCGAATGACAAACTGACATGGCTAACCGCTGCTTTGCTTCAGCTTGCTCCAGATCAGCAGTATATATTGCCTATATCTTCCGCTGGCACTAGTTCTCATCACAGCCCCTTGCCTCTAAGCGATGTGGACAGAAGACATGATGTCCGTAAGAGTTCTAGAGGCTTATCGAAAAATGCTCGGCCTGAAAATCTCCATGCTGGAAGTTTAGGGAATTTTGAAACTGGTATGGTTAACGGTATACATTTCGATAGAAAGAGGCATGCTGCGTCTGGGATGGCTCCTCAACAAACATCAATAGTCTTTACTGAGAGGCAGAATTTAGTCAAAAACCGCAACGGGATCGAAGAAATTTGGTTGCAGGTGCTTGAGAAGATTCAAGTTAGTGGTCTAAAAGAGTTTTTATATTCAGAAGGAAAGCTGATCTCTGTCAGTTTAGGCGCAG CACCAACTGTACAGTTGATGTTCAGTTCACCTATGACCAAATCTAAGGCGGAGAAATTTAGGGGGCATATTTTACAAGCATTCGAGACTGTTCTTGGTTCGTCGGTGACAGTTGAAATTAGATGTGAAGCAAAGAAAGATGCCCGAGCTGGGGTCGGTCCATCTCAGATGGTCATGGATCCAGAGTCTAATTCTAGAAATAGGATGCATGCCGGGGTCGGCTCCCAAGCTCAGCAAGCAGGGaatgaaattgttgaaatacCAGCTTCTCCAAGAGAAGCCAAGGATAACGAACATGCTGATAACTTTGAATCTAACATAAGAGGTTTAACACTGGCCGATGCTGCAACTTATAGGAAACCGACATTGGCAGGAAGACGGAAACTCGGGGAACTAAGTAAGAGTCAAAGCATCGTTAGAAGTAAAGTGTCCCTCGCACACGTAATTCAGCAGGCAGAAGGATGCACGCAACGAAACGGATGGTCAAAGCGCAAAGCAGTTTCCATTGCCGAAAAGCTCGAACAAGAGAACCT GAGATTGGAACCTCAGTCGAAAAGCTTGCTTTGCTGGAAAGCAACTAGAGTAACACGCCGAAAG CTCTCACGCTTGAAGATTAGGACACGAAGACCGCACTCGTTATTGAAGTTCGTTTCCTGCGGAAAATGTCTCTCTTCTAAATCTCCTAGGTAG
- the LOC105777165 gene encoding protein STICHEL-like 3 isoform X2, producing the protein MTRGVSDRILKDANGNISDHLRNHIHLTNCIHLKNHMHKHSPMLADRSLMRDLIVLQRSRSLRDPSASPPSWHSPSVVDLLYKKGDRGAVREGRRSLGAEVQADGRRVSVSSPPLAAMGEASGVNEGVPVTSDRSTKSGARDSRRVRREESGRRSSRTDLIGENKEPVMEQDGNDLAPDAISGNSELKNRKSKKVKGKQTQVVQIKTLSEQLNDVPLDNDDVASSNVCGRHARPEKTPEVAAVHGHSSGLNRVKRRKFRGTRRSRAAPSSREVGVQNELSVASNSFAQGSLHPKYGMEEEENEYDDRNVTRAPRNGCGIPFNWSRIHDRGKTFLDIAGRSFSCGLSDSRLRKGRSGSHGRNAPEMPVESDPSSSSAKSNAEALPLLIEASGSLDSTENARWVNDYSGELGIFADNLLKRNVDSDLASEARFGNQRKLGRNLRSRHQNITQKYMPRTFRDLVGQNLVSQALSNAVMKRKVGLLYVFYGPHGTGKTSCARIFARALNCQSVEQPKPCGVCNSCISHDMGKSRNIREVGPISNFDFESIMDLLDNMIISQLPSQYRVFIFDDCDTLSSDCWSAISKVIDRVPRRVVFILWIASREDIEIEKDAVKLIASRSDGSLRDAEMTLEQLSLLGRKISVLLVQELVGLISDEKLVDLLDLALSADTVNTVKSLRVIMETGVEPLALMSQLATVITDILAGSYDFTKERHRRKFFRRQPLSKEDMEKLRQALKTLSEAEKQLRMSNDKLTWLTAALLQLAPDQQYILPISSAGTSSHHSPLPLSDVDRRHDVRKSSRGLSKNARPENLHAGSLGNFETGMVNGIHFDRKRHAASGMAPQQTSIVFTERQNLVKNRNGIEEIWLQVLEKIQVSGLKEFLYSEGKLISVSLGAAPTVQLMFSSPMTKSKAEKFRGHILQAFETVLGSSVTVEIRCEAKKDARAGVGPSQMVMDPESNSRNRMHAGVGSQAQQAGNEIVEIPASPREAKDNEHADNFESNIRGLTLADAATYRKPTLAGRRKLGELSKSQSIVRSKVSLAHVIQQAEGCTQRNGWSKRKAVSIAEKLEQENLRLEPQSKSLLCWKATRVTRRKLSRLKIRTRRPHSLLKFVSCGKCLSSKSPR; encoded by the exons ATGACCAGGGGTGTTAGTGATAGGATACTCAAGGATGCAAATGGTAACATTAGTGATCATCTACGGAACCACATTCATTTGACTAATTGTATCCACTTGAAGAACCATATGCATAAGCACAGCCCGATGTTGGCGGATAGGTCGCTTATGAGGGACCTTATAGTACTTCAAAGATCGCGGTCCCTTAGGGACCCGTCTGCCAGTCCTCCTTCTTGGCATTCACCTTCTGTTGTTGATTTGCTTTACAAGAAGGGTGATAGGGGTGCTGTTCGGGAAGGGAGAAGGTCTTTGGGTGCCGAGGTGCAAGCGGATGGAAGGAGGGTTTCGGTAAGCTCACCACCTTTAGCTGCAATGGGTGAAGCTAGTGGGGTCAATGAAGGAGTACCGGTGACTAGTGATCGTAGTACTAAGAGTGGAGCTAGAGATAGTAGAAGAGTTAGGAGAGAAGAATCTGGTAGGAGAAGTAGTAGGACTGATCTTATAGGTGAAAACAAGGAGCCTGTAATGGAGCAAGATGGTAATGATTTGGCTCCTGATGCAATCTCGGGTAATTCTGAACTGAAGAATAGGAAGAGTAAAAAGGTAAAAGGGAAGCAAACACAAGTGGTTCAAATCAAAACTCTATCCGAGCAATTGAATGATGTGCCCCTGGATAATGATGATGTAGCATCTTCAAATGTTTGTGGCAGGCATGCTAGACCAGAAAAAACACCTGAAGTCGCTGCCGTCCATGGTCATTCAAGTGGATTAAACAGGGTGAAAAGGCGTAAGTTTCGAGGGACAAGAAGATCTCGGGCTGCTCCTTCCTCTAGAGAGGTTGGAGTTCAAAATGAGTTGTCAGTGGCTTCTAATTCATTCGCTCAGGGTTCTTTGCATCCAAAGTATGGTATGGaagaggaagaaaatgaatatgaTGATCGGAATGTCACTAGGGCCCCTAGAAATGGGTGTGGGATCCCTTTTAATTGGTCGAGAATCCACGATAGGGGTAAAACTTTCCTTGACATAGCAGGGAGGAGCTTTTCTTGTGGTTTATCGGATTCTAGATTACGGAAAGGTCGGTCAGGTTCCCATGGAAGAAATGCTCCTGAAATGCCTGTTGAATCTGATCCATCAAGCTCATCAGCAAAATCCAATGCGGAGGCGCTGCCTCTTCTAATCGAAGCATCTGGATCTCTAGACAGCACCGAGAATGCTCGTTGGGTGAATGACTATTCAGGTGAGCTAGGTATATTTGCTGATAATTTGTTGAAGCGCAATGTTGATTCTGACCTTGCTTCTGAAGCTAGATTCGGTAACCAACGCAAGCTAGGCAGGAACCTCCGTAGCAGGCACCAAAATATAACACAAAAATACATGCCAAGAACCTTTAGAGACCTTGTTGGACAAAACTTGGTCTCACAAGCCCTTTCTAATGCCGTTATGAAAAGGAAAGTCGGGTTACTTTATGTGTTTTACGGACCTCATGGAACAGGAAAAACTTCCTGTGCTCGGATATTTGCCCGAGCTTTGAATTGTCAGTCAGTTGAACAGCCTAAACCTTGTGGTGTTTGCAATTCTTGTATTTCACACGATATGGGAAAGAGTCGAAATATTCGAGAAGTTGGTCCTATAAGTAACTTCGACTTCGAGAGCATTATGGATTTACTGGATAATATGATCATCTCTCAACTGCCTTCGCAGTACAGGGTTTTTATATTCGACGACTGCGATACTTTGTCCTCTGATTGTTGGAGTGCCATTTCAAAGGTCATTGATCGAGTGCCCCGGCGTGTGGTTTTTATTCTT TGGATCGCATCCAGAGAGGACATCGAAATCGAGAAAGATGCGGTTAAACTGATCGCATCACGATCAGATGGATCGTTGAGGGATGCCGAGATGACACTCGAGCAGCTCAGCTTGCTTGGGCGGAAAATCTCTGTTCTTCTGGTTCAAGAACTGGTCGGGCTTATCTCTGATGAAAAGCTGGTGGATCTTCTCGATCTCGCATTATCTGCAGACACGGTAAACACCGTAAAGAGCTTGAGGGTGATAATGGAAACCGGTGTGGAGCCTTTAGCTTTGATGTCACAGCTTGCTACGGTGATAACTGATATTCTTGCTGGCAGTTATGATTTCACTAAAGAAAGGCATAGACGGAAGTTCTTTCGCCGACAACCAT TGTCCAAAGAAGATATGGAGAAGCTACGCCAAGCTTTGAAAACATTATCTGAGGCAGAAAAACAACTGAGGATGTCGAATGACAAACTGACATGGCTAACCGCTGCTTTGCTTCAGCTTGCTCCAGATCAGCAGTATATATTGCCTATATCTTCCGCTGGCACTAGTTCTCATCACAGCCCCTTGCCTCTAAGCGATGTGGACAGAAGACATGATGTCCGTAAGAGTTCTAGAGGCTTATCGAAAAATGCTCGGCCTGAAAATCTCCATGCTGGAAGTTTAGGGAATTTTGAAACTGGTATGGTTAACGGTATACATTTCGATAGAAAGAGGCATGCTGCGTCTGGGATGGCTCCTCAACAAACATCAATAGTCTTTACTGAGAGGCAGAATTTAGTCAAAAACCGCAACGGGATCGAAGAAATTTGGTTGCAGGTGCTTGAGAAGATTCAAGTTAGTGGTCTAAAAGAGTTTTTATATTCAGAAGGAAAGCTGATCTCTGTCAGTTTAGGCGCAG CACCAACTGTACAGTTGATGTTCAGTTCACCTATGACCAAATCTAAGGCGGAGAAATTTAGGGGGCATATTTTACAAGCATTCGAGACTGTTCTTGGTTCGTCGGTGACAGTTGAAATTAGATGTGAAGCAAAGAAAGATGCCCGAGCTGGGGTCGGTCCATCTCAGATGGTCATGGATCCAGAGTCTAATTCTAGAAATAGGATGCATGCCGGGGTCGGCTCCCAAGCTCAGCAAGCAGGGaatgaaattgttgaaatacCAGCTTCTCCAAGAGAAGCCAAGGATAACGAACATGCTGATAACTTTGAATCTAACATAAGAGGTTTAACACTGGCCGATGCTGCAACTTATAGGAAACCGACATTGGCAGGAAGACGGAAACTCGGGGAACTAAGTAAGAGTCAAAGCATCGTTAGAAGTAAAGTGTCCCTCGCACACGTAATTCAGCAGGCAGAAGGATGCACGCAACGAAACGGATGGTCAAAGCGCAAAGCAGTTTCCATTGCCGAAAAGCTCGAACAAGAGAACCT GAGATTGGAACCTCAGTCGAAAAGCTTGCTTTGCTGGAAAGCAACTAGAGTAACACGCCGAAAG CTCTCACGCTTGAAGATTAGGACACGAAGACCGCACTCGTTATTGAAGTTCGTTTCCTGCGGAAAATGTCTCTCTTCTAAATCTCCTAGGTAG